The DNA segment TACGATTGGTATGTGTTGTCTGTATTGGACAAAAGTCAGAGCCAAAAATTAAAAGAGGGGAACAACATAAAAGTAGAAATAGATAATGACGACAGTCAATTGTTAGATGGACACATAATGAAAATATATTCGATATCTGACAATTTGTTTGGCGTAGTTATAAAAATGGATGATGCTTATAATGATTTTTATAAAAAAAGAAAGGTCAAAGTCAACATAACAGTAAATAACTATGAAGGTTTTATTGTGCCAAATACGGCTATCGTAAAAGTTGATGGAAAATATGGCGTGTATAAATTAAACAATGGCATTCCTGCCTTTGAAGAAGTCGATGTAAAAGCGCAAAATTCAGAAAGTGCCGTTGTAGAAAGTACAGATGGAAATTTAAAAATGTATGACGAAATATTAGTATATGGCAAAGACTATTTAAAGAAGTAAGAGGGATTATTATGGATATACGTTATAATATTGATGAAGTAAAAGAAAATGTTAAGAAGCATGCATTAAAAGTTAACAGAAATCCTGACGATATATTAATTGTGGCAGTGACTAAAACCGTCGATGTATCAAGAATAGAAGAAGCAATAAAATACGGCATTACGGATATTGGAGAAAACAAAGTACAAGAGTTAGAAGACAAATATCCAGCATTGATGGATAAGGTTCAGTTCCATTTTATAGGTCATCTTCAAACAAATAAGGTAAAATACATAATAGATAAAGTGAAGATGATCCATTCGCTTGATAGCGTACGCCTTGCAGAAGAAATAGATAAAAGAGCCAAAAAGTGCAATAGGATTATGGACTGCTTGATCGAGGTAAATGTAGGCTCAGAAGAATCAAAGTATGGAATTGAACCGTCAAACTTATTGGAATTCATAAAGGAGCTTGACAGCTTTGAGAACTTGAAAATAAAAGGTTTGATGACGGTGGCACCTTATGTAGAGGCTGAAGATGTAAGGCCTTATTTTAGAAAAATGAAGCAATTATTTGATATCGCTAAGTCTTTAAATCAAAGAAATTTAGATTTTAAGTATTTATCTATGGGTATGACAAATGATTACACTGTTGCTGTTGAAGAAGGTGCCAACATCATACGTATAGGTACAGGAATTTTTGGGAAAAGATTATATGATATGGAGGTAAAATAAATGGCTGTAAAAGTGATTGAAAAGCTTATGAATTTTTTTGGATTTGATGAGCAGGAAGACGAAGTGAACGTTGAAAAAGTTGAAAACGAAGTGCCTTTTAGCCAAAAGCCCAAAATAGTGAATATACATACACAATCACAGATAAAAGTTATTATTTTGAAGCCAGATAGTTTTGAACAGGCGCAGACAATCCTTGAAAACATAAAAAACAAAAAGCCTATAATTATTGATCTTCAAAATATGGAAAGAAATGATGCTCAAAGGCTCATAGACTTTTTAAGCGGCGCTGTTTTTGCGTTAAATGGGGAAATTAAGAAAATTGCCAATAGCATATTTTTAATTGTGCCGGACAATTTTGATATTGCTGGCGATATACAAGATGAAGTCGATTCAATGTTCAATTTAAAGTAATGAGGAGGGTATGATTTGACGACAAACTATGCTTTGATCTTAACATTAAACTACTTTTTTGAGATCGTAAATTGGCTTATTGTAATAAGGGTGGTATTATCACTTTTGAGAATGGAGAATATGGGAAACCCTATATCGCGATTCGTCATCATCGTTACAGAGCCTATTTTGGATCCTTTCAGGAGATTGCAATTTAAGTCATCTATTGGAAGGAATATGATGATAGATTTTTCGCCTATCCTTGCCATGTTGGCTATCCAATATGTGATAAGACCAATATTATTAAGCTTAATATCGTTAATATAAAAGGGTGAAGGAATGGAATACAGTACTGCAAGACTTAGTGACATAATAAACTGGGTACAAAAAAATAGGCGCGATAGATTTACAGATTTTCTTAGCATGAAAGATCAGAAAATACTGCTAAAGTTGATTGCAAAACATGACGATATAGATTGTAGATTTGATGGTGGATTTAAGGAGGCTGAAAGAAAGATAGCCTGTATATATCCGTCGCTTTTACCGATTTATGATGGTGAACATTTTAATGTAATAAAGGGGATAAGGATAAATGGCGACTTAACGAAGTTGTCACATAGAGATGTGTTAGGTTCACTGTTAGGATTAGGTATAAAAAGAGAAAAAATTGGTGATATAATTAAAAGACAGGAAATCTGTGATGTAATAGTGCATAATGATATAGCCGATTATGTTTTGATGAATTTGAAAAAGGTAGGCAGAGAGAAGGTTATTGTTAGTTCGATTGACTTAGATGAGGTTATAGAGCCTGTAATAGAGTACGAGGACATTAAAACGACCGTTGCATCTATAAGGCTTGACAGCATAGTCGCATCAGGATTTAAAATATCCAGGACAAAGGCTTCCGAAATGATAAAAGCTGGACTTACTGAAGTGAATTGGGAGACAAATATGTCGCCTTCATTTGAGGTAAAGGAAGGGGACATCATGTCTTTAAGAGGCTATGGAAGGATCAAACTCCAAGAAGTTTTGGGCACATCGAGAAAAGGCAGGGTATATGTTCATATTTTAAAATACAAATAATATAAGATGACAAGGAGTGGATTGGCATGTTAACACCGATGGACATACACAACAAGGAGTTTAAGCGTTCATTTAGAGGCTACAATGAAAATGAAGTTGACGAGTTTTTGGACAAAGTCATGGAAGACTATGAACTGTTGTACAAAGAAAACTCTGATCTAAAGGATAGAGTAAATATATTAAATGATAAATTGCAGAATTATACCGATATAGAGAAAACGCTAAATAATACGCTGGTGGTTGCTCAAAAGTCGGCTGAAGATTTAAAGTTAAATGCCAAGAAAGAAGCTGATTTGATAATACAGCAAGCGCAACAAGAAGCAGAAAAAATAATGCAGAAAGCCAATCAAGAAGTAGTAAGGATTAGAGCAGAGCTTGAAAATCAAAGGAAAAAATTGAATGTGTTTAAGGCTAAATTCAAAACACTCCTTGAAGGAGAGCTTGAAGCTATATTATCTATAGACGACAGAGAATTTTTTGATGATGAGAACGATGTGAGAAATGATGAGGAATAGACTTGCTGTAATCGGAATCTTAGTCCAAAATAGAGAGTTGGCGTCTGAAAAAGTCAATCATATTTTAAGCGAATATGCCGATATCATAGTGGGCAGAATGGGTATTCCATATAAAGAAAGAAATGTGTCAATCATCTCGCTGATTGTCGACGGTACGACGGATGACATCGGTGCTTTAACTGGCAAGCTTGGCAGCATTGAAGGTGTAAAAGTAAGGTCTGCCATTACAACGTAAGATGTTGACGTCTTTTTTTACATATTGTATAATTATTTAAAATGCGAAAAAGCGATGAAGAGGACAATTTATGCAAACAAAACTTTTAAGAGAGTTGGCGGTCGGTGAAAGCCAATAAGTTAGTTTGTCATATATCACCTCGAAGCTGCTGGCTGAAATTCAGTAGGCTAAGCCGGGAAAACCCCGTTATCTCATGAGTGATTAAGGCATTGTGC comes from the Thermoanaerobacterium aotearoense genome and includes:
- a CDS encoding YggS family pyridoxal phosphate-dependent enzyme, with amino-acid sequence MDIRYNIDEVKENVKKHALKVNRNPDDILIVAVTKTVDVSRIEEAIKYGITDIGENKVQELEDKYPALMDKVQFHFIGHLQTNKVKYIIDKVKMIHSLDSVRLAEEIDKRAKKCNRIMDCLIEVNVGSEESKYGIEPSNLLEFIKELDSFENLKIKGLMTVAPYVEAEDVRPYFRKMKQLFDIAKSLNQRNLDFKYLSMGMTNDYTVAVEEGANIIRIGTGIFGKRLYDMEVK
- a CDS encoding cell division protein SepF; the encoded protein is MAVKVIEKLMNFFGFDEQEDEVNVEKVENEVPFSQKPKIVNIHTQSQIKVIILKPDSFEQAQTILENIKNKKPIIIDLQNMERNDAQRLIDFLSGAVFALNGEIKKIANSIFLIVPDNFDIAGDIQDEVDSMFNLK
- a CDS encoding YggT family protein, with the protein product MTTNYALILTLNYFFEIVNWLIVIRVVLSLLRMENMGNPISRFVIIVTEPILDPFRRLQFKSSIGRNMMIDFSPILAMLAIQYVIRPILLSLISLI
- a CDS encoding RNA-binding protein, giving the protein MEYSTARLSDIINWVQKNRRDRFTDFLSMKDQKILLKLIAKHDDIDCRFDGGFKEAERKIACIYPSLLPIYDGEHFNVIKGIRINGDLTKLSHRDVLGSLLGLGIKREKIGDIIKRQEICDVIVHNDIADYVLMNLKKVGREKVIVSSIDLDEVIEPVIEYEDIKTTVASIRLDSIVASGFKISRTKASEMIKAGLTEVNWETNMSPSFEVKEGDIMSLRGYGRIKLQEVLGTSRKGRVYVHILKYK
- a CDS encoding DivIVA domain-containing protein codes for the protein MLTPMDIHNKEFKRSFRGYNENEVDEFLDKVMEDYELLYKENSDLKDRVNILNDKLQNYTDIEKTLNNTLVVAQKSAEDLKLNAKKEADLIIQQAQQEAEKIMQKANQEVVRIRAELENQRKKLNVFKAKFKTLLEGELEAILSIDDREFFDDENDVRNDEE
- a CDS encoding TM1266 family iron-only hydrogenase system putative regulator: MRNRLAVIGILVQNRELASEKVNHILSEYADIIVGRMGIPYKERNVSIISLIVDGTTDDIGALTGKLGSIEGVKVRSAITT